The genome window cggtGACGAGTATCCAATCGCCCTGTTTGACCGGATGCGCTTCCTTGAGCAACGTCAGAGCGGTAAGTCCCTGCAAATAcgcagctgccgccgtcttggtcgagatcgattCGGGAAGCTTGATCACGCGCTCAGCGTTCAACAGCTGCTTTTCAGTGTACGACCCTCCACCGTACTGTACAACCCTGTCTCCCACAGCTACGCTCGTCACATCTGCATCAACCGCTTCCACCACTCCCGCCGATTCTTGGCCGATCACAATCGGACATTTCAACGGATACAGCCCACCGAAATGGTAGGTGTCGATCATGTTGACTCCAGCGTATTCGTTGCGCACGATTACTTGGCCCGAGCCGGACAGCGTGGGCGCAGGTATGCAACGCACCTGCACGACCTCTGGTCCACCCTGCGATTGGATCTGTAGCGCTTGGATCGTAGACATGGTGCGTTGTGGAACAAACGATCGACGTGCCGTGGCGAGTGAAATGTGACGTGCGATCGATGCGAGTCGGCAATGCAACATACCAACTTGTGTCGGAAGCCAAGAGGATCGAAGTTGTTCAGATAATCCTGAGTCGATGCCAGTCGAAACGAGTATCGAGTATATATCACGTATACCGCCCGTGTGCCGTCCTAACGAGAATGGGCGACTCCACAAAATCCGACGACTCGCGTCAAGTGACAAGTGACTCgggactcgtgactgttgtACTGCACACGTAAACGCTTTAAGCGCCCAACCTTGTCTCGTCCACGCCGACACAACAGCTCTCATGTCTCCAACCTCGTgccttgctcttgcgctATACTCCGCGGACCTTGTGTAGCGTGATCCATCATCAGTCTCGAAAGAAACAGTCCGCATGAATATCCAGCTTAAGTCCATGCTTACTTTCTCTACTCCGCTTCCCGCTGCCATAAGCCGTCGACCCCAGGCCAACACAGCAAAGCgagaatcacaaatcacgaatcacgaatcgtgaatggccAGATGTTGCAAatgaagcagcagctgcagcagcagcataAAAGATTATGTCCGGTCCCAAAGCACGCAATGTGCCAGAAACCCCTCGTTGGTTCGTGCACCCCGCCCGCGCTTATTCACCGAGtcttttcctttttctttgtcattcgtgattcattgGTGATTTCTGATTCTCTccctcgacgctgccagcCGCAGCACACCCGGGATGACACGTTCTCACCATCAAAGGCACATACAGTACAATCCCGTtgcacgcacacacacaaacGATCCACCTAGGAATGAGAAAAGAGCATAAAGCATATTACCATGCGCTTTCGCATGGATAAGCGAGGGCAAACAATCACATGTGAATATCACCAACAATCAAGACAAATACGTCGTTACGTTTGATTTCCTCCGAACCGCGATTTCTCACTTTTTGTCAAAAGCGTTGGTCTTCTCCTTGATGTGTTCGATGACCGAAGGATCAGCCAGACTGCTCAAGTCACCGAGGTTGTCCGTGTCGTGCGAGGCGCACTTGCGCAGCAGACGACGCATGATCTTGCCCGAACGCGTCTTGGGCAGATCGGAAACAATAATGATCTTCTTGGGAGCGGCAAAGGGACCGATGTTCCTTCGTACCTGGATGACGAGTTCCTTGGTGAGAGCGTCTTCCGAGTCGTAAGAGAATTCGGGCTTAAGCGTGACGTAGGCAGCGATGGTCTGACCGGTGACTTCGTCTGGGATACCCACAACCGCCGTCTCGGCGACACCAGGGTGCTGGATGAGCGCCGACTCAATCTCGGCCGTCGACAGACGGTGACCAGAGACGTTGATGACGTCATCGACACGACCCTTGATCCAGATGTACCCGTCCTTGTCACGAGCAGCGCCATCACCGGTAAAGAAGTAGCCCTTGTAGGCACGCATGTATGTATCCAGGAATCGCTGGTGATCGTTATACACTGTTCGAGCAACCGAAGGCCAGGGCTgagcgatggcaagcaCACCTTCAACATTATTGCCCTCGAGCACGTTACCCGAAGTAgggtcgagcagcacagGCTTGATGCCCCAGAAGGGCAATGTAGCCGATCCAggcttggtcttggtcgcACCGGGCAAGGGCGTGATCATGATCGAACCAGACTCGGTCATCCAGTAGGTATCGACAATAGCACACTGCTGACGGCCGACATTGTCGTTGTACCAGTGCCACGCTTCCGGGTTGATAGGTTCACCGACTGAGCCAATGACACGGAGCGAAGAGAGGTCGTGCTTCTTGACGTGCTCGTCTCCCAGTCGTCGCAGTAGACGGATCGAGGTGGGTGCCGTGTAGAACTGGGTGAGCTTGTGCGTGTCAACAATCTCCCAATAACGCGAGGGCGAAGGGTAGACCGGCGTCGACTCGAAAATGAGCGTCGTAACACCGTTCATGAGCGGACCGTAGACGATGTACGAGTGGCCCGTGATCCAGCCGACATCGGCCATGCAGGCGAAGCGATCACCCTTGTCCGGGTGCACATCGAACACGTGTCGGAGTGTCAGCGCGGTACCCAGCAGGTATCCCGCGGTAGCGTGCACAACACCCTTGGGCTTACCCGTTGAGCCCGAAGTGTAGAGGATAAACAGCGGGTCCTCCGAGCTGACCGATTCGGGAGGGCAAAAGGCACGCTCACGCGAGCACGCCTCGTGCCACCAAATGTCGCGCTTGTCGTCAATGTTGATTTGACCTCCCGTGCGCTTGACTACAACAACGTGTTCAACGCCGGGGCACTCTTTCAGCGCAGCATCTACGATGCTCTTTGTGGCGATGGTACGACCACCACGCTTGCCCTCGTCGGTTGTGATGACGACGCGAGCGCCACAATCGTTGGTACGATCGCGCAGCGAGTCGGCAGAGAAACCGGCAAAGACAACCGAGTGGATGGCACCGATACGAGCACAGGCGAGGAGCGCAACAGCGGCTTCGGGAATCATGGGGAGGTAGACAATGACTGTGTCACCCTTCTTAACGCCAAGCGACTTGAGCATGTTGGCAGCCTGCGAGACCTGGATGAGGAGCTGCGAGTAGGTGATCTCCTGGTGCTGACCAGGCTCGTCGGCTTCGTAGATGATGGCGACACGATCAGGGTACTTGTGAGCCCATCGGTCAACGCAGTTGTAGGCTGCATTGAGACGGCCCTCGTTGAACCAGGCGACGTCGCCGTTCTCGAAGCCACCGGATCGTACTGTCTTGAAGGGTACATCCCAGTCAATTATCTCCTTGGCGACCTATGTAGAAAAGAAGCGAACCAAACAAAGCGGTCAAGCCGTCAGTAACGACGCTTCCAGCTGATTCTGGACTGCCattcggcagcagcacgccCAACGAGGCAGACACAGGATAACGGCATGCCCGAGCAGATTCGGAACAgccgcttcttctttgtGCGGCAGGGACAAGTGCCACCCTAGCGCAGCCTCGGCTCAACGACCAAGGACACTGCTGGCTGCAACAATGCCGTTTCCACTCACCTTGCCGAAGAATTCGTCGGTGTTGTTGATCGAGTCGGGATACTCGGCCTTGTACTtggcggcatcgacgtgAGGAACGGGACGGCCGTCCTTTCCCAACAGACGGGAAGGGACGTCGTAGGTTGGAACCTCGGGAACGTCGGCTTCGACCATAATGTGATGTCTAGCTGTGATGAGAGCAGAGAACGAGAAGAAAAGAGTCCTTCCTAGCTGTCTACCGAGTGATGGCAAGGAAAAGACGGACACACTTGGGCCGCGGTGGTGAGGCTGGATGCAAGGTGTGACAAGTTCTGGAGGAAAGAGAGCGAGGGAGAAAACGGATTGGCAGTCAATGGAGACAGTGACGGTCTATATACGAATGGGTACCCGTCTAGTGGCGGCGAAGAGCAAAAAtggtcacgagtggtgcgAGGAGAGCGGGAGTTCCAAATGCCTTGTTGGCTCCACATCTGAGAATGAAGGCACGGACGCGGCAGTTACGCACTGCACATCAGTGACGAGGCGGCACCGATGCGAGATGCCAAGCTAAGCCATTCGAGCAGCCTGTCAGCCACagtcacactcacgactgactcACAAAGTGACCGTCGGCGTTGAGTGGAAATGGAGTTAACTTACGTTAAAATGCCAAAGCAGGCACGAGGTATACCCGTCTCGGCCCATCGGTCAAGTTTTCCGACAGAAATTGACTCCATCTTTCCTTTTTTTCCTTTGACTTCCTAGCTCGCCTTGTCTGTATTGTTCCGTGTGCGCATATCACCAGCTTCGGTGCGTCCATTCTACAACCTGCCATGCTGCGTGGCAACTGCGACTGCCGACGGTTTCGAGCCTGGACATCTACGACGCGACTCACGTCCACTTTATTAGTAAGATTATGCAGTAGGATCGTCTCCACTCTCATCTGGCTTTGTTTTAGGgcctttttttttctctgTCTATAATATTAAAAGCAGGTTTTGTGAGGCTATGAATagagcttggctttggtgAGTGACATGGCatggcattcacgattcacgattggacAGCGGCGTTGGCCTGTGCGGGGAAAATCTTAGACTTCAAACCAACGATCCTGCCATCTGGGCCCTCCTCTCTCTAGAAGTTGCGcgtgcaatcacgattgcagaCGCGCGACCTCTCGTTCTGGCTGGCCATCTTCCCCCCTTGTCACCGTCGCTGTTATACCAGATAGATCAAAAAGTCTTGTCTTTTGGTGCAGCCCTGTTCTGCTGTGGATGTGACATGTACTGAGATTGATTTCCCCGGGCAAGCCCTCCTCCCAAACGGTGCCGAGGCGAGCCCAGCAGCGAACCCCCCTCGTTTCTTATCTTTGTTTTCTGCCTTACCCCACAGAACACACCTAGATCCTGAAGCTCCGCCCCGGAAGTGCTACGCTTGCGAATGCATTGAGTTGACTCTGGCGTAGCCTCGACCCATGACGCTACGTTCACCAATCGCACTCTCGCTGTGCATCCGACTTCGTCCGGCCGTTCTCATCTTGTTGTGATCAAACTCAACCGCAACCCAGTCTGATCCACCTCGGTTCTATGTGCTGCGAATGTGCGGCCGACGCCCATTTCCTCGAAGACTAGCACCATTTCGCGGAACACAGTTGTGGACAAGGATCCAAAATGAAACAACCCACAGACGTGCGCATAATTCAGCTCTGAACTCACACGATCATGTGTTTGGGGGTTGTGCTCGGCTGATTTTCGAGGCGAGCTGGAAAGTCTCGGCGCACGTCACAGCTGATTTTTGAAGGAGCCAGCCTTCTCGGTCAATTCACTATTCATTACCCTCCTTTGCACCTGTGTTCTCTGTAGGAAACCGTTAGCTCCGCTTCCCACAGTGTGTATGCCGCTATCTGGATGCCACGGCTCTTCCTCTGTCAATGGCATCAAGCGCCTGTCATTCGGTCAGGATGGCCATACGACAAAGCCTTGTTAAACGCAGCTTTGTCAAACTACCTGCACGTCTCTCTCTGCTTTCCACGCTGTCAGTCCTTTTATTTGTTTTTGGCGGAAGATGTGAAAATCTCCAAATGTGGAGTGACGCACAGGCCCCTCGCGCGTCTCTCTCTGCCATTTGGCGTtctcttcacgcttggttGGGCTCTTGACAACGAAGCattcaggattcacgattttgctCGAGGTGGGCAAGACATggtgattcatgattcacattTGGACTCCTTTCTGGCACAAGATAGGTGGACATGAGTCATGCCAGCAGGCTCTGTTTGCTGCGTGTGGTTGATGATGTCCGCCAACATTCGGCAGTTCCGAAGTCTGACCTTGTCACTTTCCTCGCCGAAAATCGTGCATGCATCCAACGATTCTTGCGTGCTTTATTGTCCGGTGCGCATCATTTTTGGTGCTAGAGATCCGCCATGTCCCTCTACGTTGGTTTAGGCGGGCCCAAACCACAGAGCATGATCTGCAGTCAGTGTTTGACCATTTTCGACCTATGCCGCCAAACCCGGGTGACTAGAGGATCATCTTTGCCGCAGTCTGTTTTCGACCTGGCATCAGACACGTGTGAATCTGAATCAGGTTGCAGAAGCTACCACAACTTCACAGCTTGAGTCTTGTTCTCTACTTGCTAAGAATGTGCCACCTAGAAAGGGCAACATTCTTCCCGCAACTTCCTCAACCACGATCGATCACTGTCGGAAAGCACCGGGTGGGTGAAAAGCAGCGTGCCATCGGTAGACGAACGACGCTAACACATGTAGGTTGTTCTCTACACGCCAGTCGCAAGATCCGCATGGAGGGGTtgcggcagctgccgacATGCTATTATTAACATTGTATCATTGAATCTGAAGCAAgaatcaatcgtgaatgatcTCCCGATTCGAAGTGTTCCGAACAAACGCGGGATTCGGGTAGAATCCCTATGTCAGAATTTGCAAAAAGCAAAGCCAATAAACTGGgaaacaatcgtgaatcacgaatgctaacgactcgtgactagcACACGCGTTCGCAGGGTCCAAAAGGCTCATCGTTACCAACCTCATCGCACCGCCACCAACCAACAACAGAGATGGACGGACAAGCAGAGGGATCGTCCCAGTACAGGCGCGTTCATCTCCCTCCGCGTTCCGAGTACCgtttcgagctcgagccgcACGAGAGACTGTCGATTCGACTCGTCCAGGGCCGCACGCAAAGCGGTGAGGACCCGGATGCCGAGATCTTCGGTGCTGAACTTGTTGGTGGATCGCAGGAACGATGGTATCCTTTCGGAGATGAGGCTAAAGCTGCTGTCTCTTCGTGGAGAGGAGCCGAGATCGAAGTTGCCGGATCCGCTTCTACAGAATACCTCGCCGAGGAACCATCTCCGGTTTATACGGCATATTCCAACTTGCACCTCTACCTGGAACGCAAACGTATTCAAGCACGTCAAGCACTGAGAGCTGATGCAAAGCTGCTCACGACACTGGCGAGCTCGGTCCTCGACCCTAGCTACATCGCTCCTCGCACTACAGACCCGAATACCGAGACCGAATCCGATCCGAGTGGCACGGCGGCGGCCACCGTGTATCGACCCGAGGGACAGGGTCCGAGAGTCATGATTCTAGGTCCCGAGTCGGCAGGCAAAACAAGTTTGGTCAAGCTTCTCGCCAACTATGCGCTTCGGTCGCCCGCTGTCGCTAGTCTTGGGAAAGGCGAAGCGGCCAAAGTGGCCGAAAGTCTGCGCACAGGTGGAGACGGTATCATCTATCCCAACATGGAGGACAACTTATCAGAagaagccaagaagcagaagcgcgagGAGGAAAAGAGGAGCGATATCACCGGATGGTGGCCCGTCGTGGTGAACCTTGATCCGAGCGATGGTgcgccgccgctgccgtGCTGTCTGTCGGCTTTGCCACTGTCTCCGCTCCCGCTCGCATCGTTGCCATCCGCTTCTCCGGCATACGCATTCGGTACCAACACAAGCACAACAGGTGCGATCCCACCAGGCACATCGACTGCCCACGGAGTGGCTCCGCTCTCACTCTGGCTCGGAAAGGAAAACCTACGCGAAAATGAGCGTCACTTCCGCCGTGTCGTCGACTGGCTTGCAGAGGGAGTCGAACGCCGATTTGCACGCGATTTCCGGTCACGCATGTCGGGTCTCATCATCGACACTCCAGGCGTTATCACTGCAGATGCACGTAACAAATACGCCTTCATCCAACACTGCGTCAAAGCGTTCAAGGTCGATACGATTGTCGTGCTCGGCCATGAGAAGCTCAATTTGGAGATGACCAAGCTGTTTGCGTCTCCTGCGGTCACCACAGTCGAAACAGCAGAGATCCCAGGATCAGCAGGACAGCGCTTACCTAGAGTCAACGTGATCAAGCTTCCCAAGAGTGGAGGCGTagtcgagctggacgagacCTATCGATCGCGCCTCAAAGCTCTGCAGGTGAAAACCTACTTCTACGGTGGGTCCACCTCTGGTTCTGCCAACACGGACGGCGGGGTTCCGAAGCCCGTTCTACCGGGACACTCGGACCCTTTGGGTGGCGTACCCTCTCTCAGCCCTTACAGCACCACGATCCCGTTTGATTTGCTGGAAATCTACAAGGTCGGCCAAGAGAGTCTCGCTCCATCCTCGGCCTTGCCCATCGGGGCGTCACGTACTGTCACCGAGACGCAGCTTGTCAAGTTGGATCCGACCAACTCGGCGGCTGATcagacgagcttgctgcacAGTGTCCTGGCTCTCATCCAACCACCACGCGGCGGAGGTGGAGCAGGACAGCCAGATTCTTCCACAAACCCGACCGACGATGAGATCATCGGTGCGCCCATTCTGGGCTTTGTTCACGTCGCAGACATCGATACTGTCCGTAAGAAGATAACCGTACTCTCTCCTAGCGCAGGAAGGCTGCCCAGCAAGACGGCCATTATCGGCTCATTGGATTGGCAGGACGTGTGAATGTTTCGGCGGTATCCAGGTTGCACAGAAGCTGTATTTTATTCTTACACTGCCAACGTTGACCCACAGTCGTTCGGCGCAGaggtttttttttttcaaccgatattcacgattgtctgACCACTAAACGAGGCAGTCCATGCGTGCAACCTCCTTGACTCGGCCCCAGTTTCGACTTCTTTCAGTGAGCCGCCGAATTTTCTCGTTAGCCCTCGTCGTACCACAATGGGCACAGTTTCGGATCAATCATCTCTCGTCTGGacgcttgagctcgagctggagTTAGAAACTGGATGCTGTCCAATTGATGCGCGACACTAAAAGCCGGTTATGCGTCAATTCTCAAAAAACAGGCCTAGAATTAATTTGTCTAGTTTATATTCAATACTAACTTTGTATCTCTCATCTAAGCACTGATAGTTCAGTGGTAGAATTCTTGCCTTCCATTTCTCAAGGGGGCACACCTGCGATCAGCAATGATCGCGATAGCAAGAGGCAGGGGTTCGATTCCCCTTCAGTGCATTTCTTTTTGACTTTTTTTTCTCACTCTATCCGTTCCCAAAAACCCTTGTCGACGTCATGCCATCGTGATGCGTTGTTTGAACTGTTTCGAGAATCGGATTTGCTCACATCGAGGCTTCGAGCCTagcaattcgtgattgataATGGTTCTGCCGCGTTGAAAGCAGGTAGACACACACGCGTTCGAGCGCGGCTCGTCGCGGTGAAATGTACGGCACACATGCCGACGGCGGGCTCAGCCACATGTTCAGAGAGACTGGTTTCGACGATCTTCTGTGTCCGCGTTTGGACCAAGTCGATGTGATCACTGGCCAAGATGGTCCATGAGACACTCGTTGATTTGGATGAGAACGAGGTGAGACGTGATTGCGGCGGTCGCACATGCATTACCGGGCAGCGCGGAATACGGTATTTCACGTTTTCGTCATGCCACCAGATATGATAACACTGCTCACTATGGTAGAGAAGAATGGACATTGCTTTGGAACGCCTAATCGAGGCCAGTGCATCTCATTGTTTCACGTTTGCGTCCGACAGTTTGTGTTGACAGGTCAAGAAGGATCGCATCTTTGGTCtatcaagatgctcgatTTGCAAAAAGAGTAGAGAGACATACAGCACACAAGCATCAAGAAGACTCGCGACTGTGCGATGCCACATGACACTTGTGTCCACCCTACACCCTGCGACGATCGAGTCTCTCGATCCAGTCTCTCACCTTGAACTCCAAGCCAGGCAAAGTTCCCTTGTGCCTCTTGAGGCAATCGACCAACTCGCTGCTATCAGGCTTgaccgccgctgctgcgggATGGTTTCCTTCCAACAGAGCCGCGCACTCAGCCTCGCTCGGCAGCGCAAACACATTATGACTCTGTTCCCACTTCAATGGACCTTTACCGCGCAGCAGACTGTCCCTCGCTTGTCTAGCTTCTTTGCTCGTCAACGGATTGGGAATACTGTCCAACTGaggcagctcgagctgcaatCCTGCTTTTCTCGCCGTTTCGAGATCGGCAAAGAACTGTGCACGGATCTGTGTATCGGAaaccttgtcgagcgaagCGGGTTCCCAGTCAGCAATCCCGGTACGACGCTTTCCCGTCTTGGGATCGCGCTCAAGAACGTGCGTAACGCCAGTGTAGAAATCGCGTCCGATCGAAAGATCACAGAAGGCGGTGGCAAGACGCATGTCGAATCGGAAAGCTTCTTCCACGTCGAATCGCCTCGCTTCCAAGATGGCCTGGTGTGTGATCTTGAGCGAGCGTGGAGACTTTGTCTTGAGATCCCCAAGGGTTTGTGCGGCCCACTGTTGCACTTCGGGGGTAATAGAGCGCAGACCGAGCAGGGCTAGTTCAGAGGCCGCTTGTGAATCGGCTTGGGCCGAAGAGATTTCTTCAAGACAGCCCAAGATGGACTCGCACGAGAGTTGGCCAAACACATAGTCGAGAGCAATGCGACGATCGCCGAAGAAGGCAGACTTTTCGATCGTTTCCACGGCAGACAGTGGATCGGCGGAATATTCGTGCAGAGccgacgagacgagcgacgGGTTGAGCGCCGATTCGGCAGGCAAGGTGCTCAAACGATGAGCGATagcatcgatgctcgaGGACGCGACGTAGTGCGTAGCCAGACCCACAAGGTACGCTTCTTGACCAGAAATTCGCGCACCCGTCATTCCAAGGTACTGTCCAATACTTCCATCCAGTCTCGCCAACACCCTCGTGACGCCGACATCCGGGAAGTATCCGATACCCGTCTCTGGCATTGCGAACAGCGTTCGCTCCGTAGCCAAGCGGAATGGAGCATGAACACTCAGCCCCACGCCGCCTCCCATGGTGATGCCGTCCATGACGCTTACAAACGTCTTGGGCTTCTTCAGCTCGCTTCCTTTCCTCTCGGCGAGGGTACGTGCGTCCtcggcaccagcaccggcaCTGTGCGCGTTGGCAGCCTCACCCAATCGGGCGATCTTGTAGTCGAGCTGGAACTCGGATTGGAAGAAATCCAATGCGGTGTTGCGAACCTTGGGGTCAGAGGAATCGGCCGCCTTGACGACGGCCAACACGTCTCCGCCTGAGCACAGGGCTCGTCCTACTCCACGCAGCATGATGACGTTGCAGTTGGACGAGTGCGTACATACGTCGAGCGCTGAGTTAATGAGATCAACCATCTCCTGATTGAGTGCGTTGAGCGCTTTCTCACGGTTGAGCAGGATGGTGCGCAGTCCGCCTTCCGAAAGAAGCTTGACGAGTTTACTGTCGTCCACGCTGCCTCCAGCTgaagcagacgcagacgcagaagcGCGGTTCGCTGAGGAAGTGCTCATAGCGACGGGTTGAGTGGAAGAAATTTGACCAGAGACTTGGCCGAGTCTAGCGTTGGCAGTGTTGATGCGTTTGTCCGACATGGtgccagcaacagccaagCGTGAGCCACGAAAAGGGAggagacgagctgcagcagtcGTTCGCTGGGATCGCACAAGGAGACTAGAGGATGAGCGAAGGAGCGCAGATGTCCTCATGTCGAACTTTTTGTTGCGGTAGAGCTGAAGCGAAAAGACGGCCGAGGTGGGAAAAGACGATGATATACGGAATATCCTGTGGAAGCGAGGTGAGCGATGATCAGTGCGCTCGTTGGTCAGCTTGTGACTGGTGAACCGTTCTGCGTGTAATCCGCAGCAAGACGGGCCAAACAAACAGAAAGAGcagaagcacgaatcgccGTAATCCGGTTAAAATGCCTTTTCCCCTTCCGGTGGAAAAAAAGCAGATTCTGTTAGACCCCATACAGAGATCACAGACGTCGTCACACCTTGTCGCTCAGCTGGATCTCACTTACAGGGTTCCTTGGCTGTCACGCTAGCTGTCTGTGGTGGAGTGTCGAGCAATGCTGGgagcaagcgtgaaggtggTAGTAGCAGGCTCGAGTGGCGCCGGGCAGACTGGACAAGGTCCGTTTATATTTATAACGACGATCGGGAGGCAGGGAAATCAGGTCTGACCGTCACAACCGAAACCCAACGCAATTCACAATTTGAAAATAAAAAATACCGACGAAAAATGGAGGCAcacatattcacgattcgtgatttgacAACCCGTCCACGAGCAatagcagcagcttgccgATCGAGTATGTCTATTGCCTGCCATCCATCTCGGATCGGCCACGATCCGATCCCAAATCTGCCAGGCAAGCTGAGTCGCTCTGTTGCCGCGGACGCAGTTTCGAGGCTTTCAACGCACAGACCTGGACACTCACAACCGAGTCGCGAGCGAGCCACGAGACACACAttcccattcgtgattggtgattggtgattggtgattccCATTTGTGATCGTCGTTGCTTTGCTCTCTCTTGACGCACCTTGTTCTGACAGCCGACCTTCGACTTGCTACCAACGCCACAGCATTCCTAAACATGGCTAGCATTAAAGGCCCCGCTCCGGCACCCACCTCGTTTCCCGGTGCCGACAAGCTCCGCATCGGTATCGTGCACGCGCGATGGAACGAAGAGTGCATCACCCCGCTCGTCAAAGGCTGCGTGGACTCGATCACTAAAGCTGGCGTAAAGCCCGAGAACATTGTCATCGAATCCGTTCCAGGATCTTGGGAGCTTCCCTTCGGCGTTTCGCGCCTGATCTCGGCCTCGCAGGTTCAAGCGTCTTCCAACGTATCCGATCTCATGGGCGCTACATCACTCCTGGACGATAGCAAGCCAGCCACACCTACTACGTcgtcagcaacagcaggaAAGGCCAGCAAAGCAGCTCTCGATGCAGTCATCGGTATCGGTGTACTGATTAAAGGGTCAACAATGCATTTCGAGTATATCTCGGAATCGTGCTGTTCCGGTTTGATGAGGATCGGGC of Mycosarcoma maydis chromosome 7, whole genome shotgun sequence contains these proteins:
- a CDS encoding cleavage polyadenylation factor subunit CLP1 (related to Pre-mRNA cleavage complex II protein Clp1), producing the protein MDGQAEGSSQYRRVHLPPRSEYRFELEPHERLSIRLVQGRTQSGEDPDAEIFGAELVGGSQERWYPFGDEAKAAVSSWRGAEIEVAGSASTEYLAEEPSPVYTAYSNLHLYLERKRIQARQALRADAKLLTTLASSVLDPSYIAPRTTDPNTETESDPSGTAAATVYRPEGQGPRVMILGPESAGKTSLVKLLANYALRSPAVASLGKGEAAKVAESLRTGGDGIIYPNMEDNLSEEAKKQKREEEKRSDITGWWPVVVNLDPSDGAPPLPCCLSALPLSPLPLASLPSASPAYAFGTNTSTTGAIPPGTSTAHGVAPLSLWLGKENLRENERHFRRVVDWLAEGVERRFARDFRSRMSGLIIDTPGVITADARNKYAFIQHCVKAFKVDTIVVLGHEKLNLEMTKLFASPAVTTVETAEIPGSAGQRLPRVNVIKLPKSGGVVELDETYRSRLKALQVKTYFYGGSTSGSANTDGGVPKPVLPGHSDPLGGVPSLSPYSTTIPFDLLEIYKVGQESLAPSSALPIGASRTVTETQLVKLDPTNSAADQTSLLHSVLALIQPPRGGGGAGQPDSSTNPTDDEIIGAPILGFVHVADIDTVRKKITVLSPSAGRLPSKTAIIGSLDWQDV
- a CDS encoding putative 6,7-dimethyl-8-ribityllumazine synthase; the encoded protein is MASIKGPAPAPTSFPGADKLRIGIVHARWNEECITPLVKGCVDSITKAGVKPENIVIESVPGSWELPFGVSRLISASQVQASSNVSDLMGATSLLDDSKPATPTTSSATAGKASKAALDAVIGIGVLIKGSTMHFEYISESCCSGLMRIGLDTGVPVILGVLTALTEDQALERSGVGRGANKGHNHGLDWGSAAVEMALKTNRWAEGKLA
- a CDS encoding putative acetate--CoA ligase, which gives rise to MVEADVPEVPTYDVPSRLLGKDGRPVPHVDAAKYKAEYPDSINNTDEFFGKVAKEIIDWDVPFKTVRSGGFENGDVAWFNEGRLNAAYNCVDRWAHKYPDRVAIIYEADEPGQHQEITYSQLLIQVSQAANMLKSLGVKKGDTVIVYLPMIPEAAVALLACARIGAIHSVVFAGFSADSLRDRTNDCGARVVITTDEGKRGGRTIATKSIVDAALKECPGVEHVVVVKRTGGQINIDDKRDIWWHEACSRERAFCPPESVSSEDPLFILYTSGSTGKPKGVVHATAGYLLGTALTLRHVFDVHPDKGDRFACMADVGWITGHSYIVYGPLMNGVTTLIFESTPVYPSPSRYWEIVDTHKLTQFYTAPTSIRLLRRLGDEHVKKHDLSSLRVIGSVGEPINPEAWHWYNDNVGRQQCAIVDTYWMTESGSIMITPLPGATKTKPGSATLPFWGIKPVLLDPTSGNVLEGNNVEGVLAIAQPWPSVARTVYNDHQRFLDTYMRAYKGYFFTGDGAARDKDGYIWIKGRVDDVINVSGHRLSTAEIESALIQHPGVAETAVVGIPDEVTGQTIAAYVTLKPEFSYDSEDALTKELVIQVRRNIGPFAAPKKIIIVSDLPKTRSGKIMRRLLRKCASHDTDNLGDLSSLADPSVIEHIKEKTNAFDKK
- a CDS encoding mitochondrial 37S ribosomal protein mS47 (related to enoyl-CoA-hydratase) → MSDKRINTANARLGQVSGQISSTQPVAMSTSSANRASASASASAGGSVDDSKLVKLLSEGGLRTILLNREKALNALNQEMVDLINSALDVCTHSSNCNVIMLRGVGRALCSGGDVLAVVKAADSSDPKVRNTALDFFQSEFQLDYKIARLGEAANAHSAGAGAEDARTLAERKGSELKKPKTFVSVMDGITMGGGVGLSVHAPFRLATERTLFAMPETGIGYFPDVGVTRVLARLDGSIGQYLGMTGARISGQEAYLVGLATHYVASSSIDAIAHRLSTLPAESALNPSLVSSALHEYSADPLSAVETIEKSAFFGDRRIALDYVFGQLSCESILGCLEEISSAQADSQAASELALLGLRSITPEVQQWAAQTLGDLKTKSPRSLKITHQAILEARRFDVEEAFRFDMRLATAFCDLSIGRDFYTGVTHVLERDPKTGKRRTGIADWEPASLDKVSDTQIRAQFFADLETARKAGLQLELPQLDSIPNPLTSKEARQARDSLLRGKGPLKWEQSHNVFALPSEAECAALLEGNHPAAAAVKPDSSELVDCLKRHKGTLPGLEFKVRDWIERLDRRRV